The Apium graveolens cultivar Ventura chromosome 6, ASM990537v1, whole genome shotgun sequence genome contains a region encoding:
- the LOC141667454 gene encoding F-box protein SKIP19-like encodes MPRRRKPFKPKSMKRRAKKANWLNLPADITANILHRLGAVEILESAQKVCTAWRKICKDPAMWRVIDMHNHGCLGDMPYDLDKMCRHAIDRSQGQLVDINIESFGEDELLEYLAQGGRSSQLKRLEISSCYGMIYESWTDFLKKAPLLEEIELTFAAISDEAVANAVQSCPMLKIFKYNDNGYMHDGRPIRQEIADYADAFCMAIAKGMPKLRHLELIGSAMTNKGLQAILDGCPQLETLDLRRCFYINLDGSFRKLCMERIKNLKLPHDSVKGHKFALDYNEQLRAMRGDHRAM; translated from the exons ATGCCTCGCCGAAGAAAACCCTTCAAACCCAAATCAATGAAAAGGCGGGCGAAGAAAGCAAACTGGCTGAATCTTCCTGCTGATATAACTGCAAACATACTCCATAGATTGGGTGCAGTTGAGATTCTTGAGAGTGCACAGAAGGTCTGTACTGCCTGGCGTAAAATCTGCAAAGACCCCGCTATGTGGAGAGTTATTGATATGCACAATCATGGGTGTTTGGGTGATATGCCTTATGATCTCGACAAAATGTGTAGACATGCTATTGACAGGAGCCAAGGCCAGCTTGTAGATATCAATATCGAGTCTTTTGGCGAGGATGAGTTGTTGGAATACCTGGCTCAAGGTGGAAG GTCAAGTCAGCTCAAGCGTCTTGAAATTTCAAGTTGCTATGGTATGATATATGAATCTTGGACTGATTTCTTAAAAAAGGCTCCTTTATTGGAGGAAATTGAACTGACCTTTGCCGCTATTTCGGATGAGGCTGTTGCAAATGCTGTTCAAAGTTGTCCTATGCTTAAGATATTCAAATATAACGACAATGGTTATATGCATGATGGGCGACCCATTAGACAAGAAATTGCGGATTATGCAGATGCCTTTTGTATGGCTATTGCAAAAGGCATGCCTAAACTACGTCACCTAGAACTCATCGGCAGTGCAATGACGAATAAGGGTTTACAGGCCATTCTAGATGGCTGTCCTCAACTTGAGACCCTTGATCTACGTCGATGCTTCTACATCAATCTTGATGGGAGTTTCAGAAAGTTGTGTATGGAGCGAATTAAAAATTTGAAGCTCCCTCATGACTCGGTTAAAGGCCACAAATTTGCACTTGACTATAATGAGCAGCTTCGTGCTATGCGTGGTGACCATCGTGCCATGTAA
- the LOC141667453 gene encoding UDP-glycosyltransferase 43-like, whose amino-acid sequence MKKTANVVVIAAPTIGNLVPAVEFATQLTSTYSNLKSTVLIITMNRPLVDTFIHSRSTVNSGNVSFIHLPSIEPPSPDEYQTSVGFMSLLIENQKPHVKNALVDLMQTQSDSTNSSIPLAGLFVDMFCTSMIDVANELGVKSYMYFASPASFLGFMLHLPVLTQLGSELDDSKTRLRIPGFVKPVPVSVLPTFFLTRNQDDSCSWFSNNAKKYKEAKGIVVNTFQELESHALDSLSAEFSDLPPVYPVGPVIDRRGPAGWEFNPAHEKVKMWLDEQPKASVVFLCFGSMGSLKPAQVIEIAHGLEQSGQRFLWSLREPGKGKLELPGNYTNPETVLPEGFIERTAGIGLVCGWVPQVTVLGHIAVGGFVSHCGWNSILESLWHGVPIATWPIYAEQQLNAFEMVKELKLSVEIRLDYRGGENELVCKEEVAKGVKSLMELSDDAQELKERVKEISEVSKKAVMENGSSFVALAQLVHQLLEDV is encoded by the coding sequence ATGAAGAAAACTGCAAATGTCGTTGTCATCGCAGCTCCGACCATCGGAAACCTTGTTCCTGCAGTCGAGTTCGCAACTCAGTTAACCAGCACATATTCAAATCTCAAATCCACTGTCCTAATCATCACCATGAATCGCCCACTTGTAGACACCTTCATTCACTCACGCTCAACAGTCAACTCCGGGAATGTGTCCTTCATTCACCTCCCATCAATAGAGCCTCCATCACCTGATGAGTACCAGACTAGCGTAGGTTTCATGTCTCTTTTGATCGAGAATCAAAAACCACACGTAAAGAATGCACTCGTTGACCTCATGCAGACTCAATCCGATTCAACTAACTCATCTATCCCACTCGCGGGATTATTTGTAGACATGTTTTGTACATCCATGATTGATGTAGCTAATGAGCTTGGAGTGAAGTCTTACATGTACTTTGCATCTCCGGCTTCTTTTCTGGGCTTCATGTTGCACCTTCCTGTATTAACACAACTAGGTTCTGAGTTAGATGACTCGAAAACTAGGTTGAGGATCCCGGGTTTTGTCAAGCCAGTTCCTGTCTCGGTGTTGCCTACTTTTTTCCTTACAAGAAATCAGGATGATAGTTGCTCCTGGTTTTCGAATAATGCGAAAAAATACAAAGAAGCAAAGGGTATTGTGGTAAATACGTTCCAGGAATTGGAGAGTCATGCTTTGGATTCTTTGTCTGCTGAGTTTAGTGACTTGCCGCCGGTTTATCCGGTCGGGCCGGTTATTGATCGTCGAGGACCGGCAGGATGGGAATTTAACCCGGCTCATGAGAAGGTCAAAATGTGGCTTGATGAGCAGCCTAAAGCATCAGTAGTTTTTCTATGTTTTGGTAGTATGGGAAGTTTAAAACCGGCTCAGGTCATAGAAATTGCGCATGGGCTAGAGCAATCAGGGCAGCGGTTCTTGTGGTCACTTAGAGAACCGGGTAAGGGCAAATTAGAGCTTCCGGGAAATTATACGAATCCAGAAACGGTATTGCCTGAGGGGTTTATTGAGCGGACAGCAGGGATTGGATTGGTTTGTGGATGGGTGCCACAAGTTACGGTATTAGGCCACATTGCGGTGGGAGGGTTTGTGTCGCATTGTGGTTGGAACTCGATACTGGAAAGCTTATGGCATGGGGTGCCAATAGCAACATGGCCTATATATGCAGAGCAACAGCTGAATGCATTTGAAATGGTGAAGGAACTGAAGCTAAGTGTGGAGATAAGGTTGGACTATAGAGGTGGGGAGAATGAATTGGTATGTAAAGAAGAGGTGGCCAAAGGTGTAAAGAGTTTGATGGAATTAAGTGATGATGCTCAAGAGTTAAAAGAAAGGGTCAAGGAGATTAGTGAAGTGAGCAAGAAAGCTGTGATGGAAAATGGCTCATCGTTTGTTGCTTTGGCTCAATTGGTTCACCAACTCTTAGAAGATGTCTAG